A single genomic interval of Carassius auratus strain Wakin unplaced genomic scaffold, ASM336829v1 scaf_tig00216542, whole genome shotgun sequence harbors:
- the rag1 gene encoding V(D)J recombination-activating protein 1, with translation MEKGRWSSEDAPRASMPDELSHPKFSEWKFKLFRVKSMEKAPLPNETPVEKENQPEVAIEVAGSPGSVMKLCFGGKSKENMESARGRVDLKLQEIDTHMNLLRCLCRLCGLSIRKTKGPSHEVQGDLEVSSRCALRRMGCKFLTWPEVILKVFKVDVTTDMETVHPSLFCHRCWTAAMRGGGFCSFTRTQIPDWKPHTSNCDLCFPKKSSFQRIGRKRAKPLKSAHSLPKRIKRDSSEFSGANRVWRQTTDNTVGSGGKEWLKLSVQRGQWVKNITQCQKDHLSTKLIPTEVPADFIHAVTCQVCDHLLSDPVQSPCRHLFCRVCILRYSRALGPNCPTCNQHLNPSHLTRPAKFFLATLNSLPLLCPREGCSDWVRLDSFREHCLNHYHEKESQEEQTPSDQNIDGYLPVNKGGRPRQHLLSLTRRAQKHRLRDLKNQVKVFAEKEEGGDVKSVCLTLFLLALRAGNEHKQADELEAMMQGRGFGLHPAVCLAIRVNTFLSCSQYHKMYRTVKATSGRQIFQPLHTLRNAEKELLPGFHQFEWQPALKSVSSSWDVGIIDGLSGWTTSVDDVPADTISRRFRYDVALVSALKDLEEDIMEGLRERELDDSICTSGFTVVVKESCDGMGDVSEKHGGGPAVPEKAVRFSFTIMSISIRAEGEDDGITIFQEQKPNSELSCRPLCLMFVDESDHETLTAILGPVVAERKAMMESRLILSVGGLLRSFRFFFRGTGYDEKMVREMEGLEASGSTYICTLCDSTRAEASQNMVLHSITRSHDENLERYEIWRKNPFSESADELRDRVKGVSAKPFMETQPTLDALHCDIGNATEFYKIFQDEIGEVYQKSNPSREERRRWRSALDKQLRKKLKLKPVMRMNGNYARRLMTREAVEVVCELVPSEERREALQKLMDLYLQMKPVWRSTCPSRDCPVQLCQYSYNSQQFADLLSTTFKYRYDGKITNYLHKTLAHVPEIVERDGSIGAWASEGNESGNKLFRRFRKMNARQSKTFELEDVLKHHWLYTSKYLQKFMEAHKNSAKAMQATINPEETPDEVDMPLEVPDF, from the exons ATGGAGAAGGGGAGGTGGAGTTCTGAAGATGCCCCCAGAGCCTCCATGCCTGATGAACTGTCTCATCCTAAGTTTTCGGAATGGAAATTTAAGCTATTTCGGGTCAAGTCAATGGAGAAGGCCCCTCTGCCTAACGAAACACCGGTGGAGAAGGAAAACCAGCCTGAGGTAGCAATTGAGGTGGCAGGCTCTCCAGGCAGTGTTATGAAGCTCTGTTTTGGAGGGAAGAGTAAGGAAAACATGGAGAGTGCTCGAGGGAGAGTGGACCTTAAGCTGCAGGAAATTGATACACATATGAATCTTCTCAG ATGCCTGTGTCGGCTTTGTGGTCTTTCAATACGGAAGACTAAAGGTCCGTCACATGAAGTCCAGGGAGACTTGGAAGTGTCCAGTCGGTGTGCCTTGCGTAGGATGGGCTGCAAGTTTCTGACCTGGCCGGAAGTGATCTTGAAGGTCTTCAAGGTGGATGTGACAACCGACATGGAGACGGTGCATCCATCTTTGTTTTGTCACAGATGCTGGACTGCTGCCATGAGGGGAGGAGGTTTCTGTTCTTTCACTAGGACCCAGATCCCAGACTGGAAGCCCCACACCTCCAACTGCGACCTCTGCTTCCCCAAGAAGAGCTCTTTTCAGCGAATAGGAAGGAAGCGGGCTAAACCACTTAAAAGTGCACACAGCCTTCCAAAGAGAATCAAAAGGGACTCCTCAGAATTCTCAGGGGCCAATAGAGTGTGGAGACAGACCACAGATAATACTGTGGGATCAGGTGGGAAAGAATGGTTAAAACTATCAGTTCAGAGAGGACAGTGGGTAAAGAATATCACACAGTGCCAGAAGGACCATCTGAGCACTAAGCTCATCCCCACCGAAGTCCCAGCAGACTTCATACATGCTGTTACTTGCCAAGTATGTGATCATCTGCTTTCTGACCCTGTCCAGTCACCATGTAGACACCTGTTCTGTCGGGTCTGCATCCTGAGATACAGTCGTGCTTTGGGCCCAAACTGTCCCACTTGTAACCAACATCTAAATCCATCCCACCTGACCAGGCCAGCCAAATTCTTCCTTGCCACCCTCAACTCTCTCCCTCTGCTCTGCCCCAGAGAAGGATGCAGTGACTGGGTCCGTTTAGACTCCTTTAGAGAACACTGCCTTAACCACTACCATGAAAAGGAGTCTCAAGAAGAACAAACACCTTCAGACCAGAACATCGATGGTTACTTGCCGGTCAACAAAGGTGGGCGTCCTCGACAGCACCTTTTGTCACTGACCCGTCGGGCTCAAAAGCACAGGCTGAGAGACTTGAAGAACCAGGTGAAGGTTTTTGCTGAAAAGGAAGAAGGAGGGGATGTGAAGTCGGTCTGTTTGACGCTCTTCCTTCTGGCGTTGAGAGCTGGGAATGAACACAAACAAGCAGATGAACTGGAAGCTATGATGCAAG GCAGGGGATTTGGGCTGCATCCTGCAGTGTGTTTGGCTATAAGGGTAAACACCTTCCTCAGCTGCAGTCAGTACCACAAGATGTACCGCACTGTAAAGGCCACTAGTGGTCGCCAGATATTCCAGCCCCTCCACACTCTACGTAATGCTGAGAAAGAGCTTCTCCCTGGGTTCCACCAGTTTGAGTGGCAGCCAGCTTTAAAAAGTGTTTCCAGCTCCTGGGATGTGGGCATCATTGATGGTCTCTCTGGTTGGACAACCTCTGTTGACGATGTCCCTGCGGACACGATCTCCAGAAGATTCCGTTACGATGTGGCACTGGTTTCTGCATTAAAAGATTTGGAGGAGGACATAATGGAAGGACTGAGAGAGAGGGAGCTGGATGACAGCATATGCACCTCTGGTTTTACCGTTGTGGTGAAAGAATCATGTGACGGTATGGGAGATGTCAGCGAGAAGCATGGAGGTGGTCCAGCGGTTCCTGAGAAGGCGGTGAGGTTTTCCTTCACAATCATGTCCATCTCCATCAGAGCTGAGGGTGAAGATGATGGCATCACCATCTTTCAGGAACAAAAGCCAAACTCTGAGCTCTCCTGCAGACCTTTGTGTCTCATGTTTGTGGATGAGTCCGACCATGAGACCCTGACGGCCATCTTGGGACCTGTGGTAGCAGAGCGGAAAGCCATGATGGAAAGTCGGCTTATTTTATCAGTTGGTGGTCTGCTACGATCCTTTAGGTTCTTCTTCCGAGGCACAGGCTACGATGAGAAGATGGTTCGTGAAATGGAAGGCCTAGAAGCATCAGGCTCCACTTATATATGCACACTCTGCGACTCAACCCGAGCTGAAGCGTCTCAGAACATGGTGCTACATTCCATCACACGTAGCCACGATGAAAATCTTGAGCGCTATGAGATCTGGAGGAAAAATCCTTTCTCAGAGTCTGCTGATGAGCTCCGTGACCGGGTCAAAGGTGTTTCTGCCAAGCCATTCATGGAGACCCAGCCTACTCTAGATGCCCTGCATTGTGACATTGGCAATGCTACTGAATTCTACAAGATCTTTCAGGATGAGATTGGCGAAGTCTACCAGAAGAGCAATCCGAGTCGAGAGGAACGCCGCCGTTGGCGGTCAGCCCTGgacaaacagctgagaaagaagcTGAAACTCAAACCTGTGATGAGGATGAATGGAAACTATGCTCGTCGGCTGATGACACGTGAAGCTGTGGAGGTGGTCTGTGAGCTGGTTCCTTCTGAGGAACGGCGTGAGGCACTACAAAAACTGATGGACCTCTACCTCCAGATGAAGCCCGTGTGGCGTTCCACCTGTCCCTCCCGAGACTGCCCTGTCCAACTCTGTCAATATAGCTACAACTCTCAGCAATTTGCTGATCTGCTTTCCACCACATTTAAGTACCGCTATGATGGAAAAATCACCAACTACCTCCACAAGACTCTGGCCCATGTTCCTGAGATTGTTGAGAGAGATGGGTCTATTGGAGCGTGGGCCAGTGAAGGCAATGAGTCTGGGAACAAGCTGTTCAGGCGTTTTCGGAAGATGAATGCAAGGCAGTCCAAAACGTTTGAACTTGAAGATGTACTTAAACACCACTGGCTGTACACTTCCAAGTATCTTCAGAAGTTTATGGAGGCTCACAAGAATTCAGCAAAAGCAATGCAGGCCACAATCAACCCAGAAGAGACCCCAGATGAAGTTGATATGCCTCTTGAAGTCCCAGATTTTTGA